One part of the Prochlorococcus marinus str. MIT 9313 genome encodes these proteins:
- a CDS encoding class I SAM-dependent methyltransferase encodes MTLTQHSQKPCQDDLQNFGDKPEQVRDTDHYQQEYVEDFTDRWDRLIDWKARSEAEGDFYIRILREHGARSVLDVATGTGFHSVSLLKEGFDVISADGSPNMLARAFQNARDHGQLLRTAQADWRFLNRDIHGEFDAVICLGNSFTHLFREHDRRKALAEYYAVLKHNGILILDHRNYDRLLDQGVAIRSGKGNVYCGKDVNVSPEHVDEGLARLQYSFSDGSTYHLNMFPLRQSYVNRLMTEVGFQKITSFGDYLPGHQDPDFYVHVAEKEYKADIKQN; translated from the coding sequence ATGACTTTGACTCAACATTCGCAAAAACCCTGCCAAGACGATCTGCAAAACTTTGGTGATAAACCGGAGCAAGTACGTGATACAGACCATTATCAGCAGGAATATGTTGAGGATTTCACAGACAGATGGGATCGACTGATTGATTGGAAGGCGAGGTCCGAAGCTGAAGGGGATTTTTATATTCGAATCCTTCGTGAACATGGCGCACGTTCCGTGCTCGACGTTGCTACCGGAACGGGATTTCATTCGGTTAGTTTGTTGAAGGAAGGGTTTGATGTCATCAGTGCAGACGGAAGCCCTAATATGTTGGCGAGGGCCTTTCAGAATGCTCGTGATCATGGTCAGTTATTACGCACTGCTCAGGCTGATTGGCGCTTTCTAAATAGAGATATTCATGGCGAATTTGATGCTGTCATCTGTCTGGGCAATTCCTTTACCCACCTATTTCGAGAGCATGATCGACGCAAGGCTCTAGCTGAATATTACGCAGTACTTAAGCATAATGGAATCCTGATTCTTGACCACCGAAACTATGACCGACTTCTCGATCAAGGTGTAGCGATACGTTCTGGGAAGGGAAATGTTTATTGCGGGAAGGATGTCAATGTCAGCCCTGAGCATGTTGATGAAGGGTTAGCGCGTTTGCAATATTCCTTCAGTGATGGCAGCACTTATCACTTGAATATGTTCCCCCTAAGGCAAAGCTACGTAAACCGACTTATGACCGAAGTTGGATTCCAGAAGATTACATCTTTTGGAGATTATTTACCTGGCCATCAAGAC
- a CDS encoding quaternary amine ABC transporter ATP-binding protein codes for MSDMTPRISIDQVWKVFGEHPERAFDDHCQSMDAEQLHNQTGLKAAVRDVTLSISSGEIFVVMGLSGSGKSTLLRMINGLILPTGGQVSVDGKPITQLAAAELQKLRSNKMAMVFQSFALFPQRTALENAAFGLEVAGVPRQKRLEKAREALERVGLGKDLDRLPQQLSGGMQQRVGLARALALDPPILLMDEAFSALDPLIRREMQEQLLELQAESPRTIVFISHDLDEAVRLGDRIALMKEGKVLQCGTPRELLCKPANEQVRHFFQDVDAASVITVDTVAESPARLINQSDLRQLQIEGVTAIEAPTYIVDDRKIFKGVLQKNGKIIPAETGPALIAETTIRDAMKSVANAPYPVPVIGSDQRLIGVMSPRRLLRSMILR; via the coding sequence ATGTCAGACATGACGCCCCGGATCAGCATCGACCAAGTCTGGAAGGTGTTTGGTGAGCATCCTGAACGTGCGTTTGACGATCACTGTCAAAGCATGGATGCGGAGCAACTCCATAATCAAACCGGTCTTAAGGCTGCCGTACGCGATGTAACGCTGTCGATCTCTAGTGGCGAGATTTTTGTGGTGATGGGCCTTTCGGGTTCAGGAAAGTCCACGCTGCTACGCATGATCAATGGCCTAATCCTTCCAACTGGCGGTCAGGTTTCCGTTGACGGCAAGCCGATCACTCAGTTGGCAGCTGCTGAACTGCAAAAGCTTCGCAGCAACAAAATGGCCATGGTTTTCCAATCTTTTGCGCTCTTCCCCCAGCGAACCGCACTTGAGAATGCGGCCTTCGGCCTTGAGGTTGCGGGAGTTCCTCGACAAAAAAGGCTGGAAAAGGCCAGGGAAGCACTTGAGCGTGTTGGTCTTGGTAAGGATCTCGACAGGCTGCCTCAACAGCTCTCTGGCGGCATGCAACAGAGAGTTGGCCTGGCCAGAGCCCTGGCACTTGATCCTCCAATCCTGCTCATGGATGAGGCCTTCTCTGCTCTTGATCCTCTGATTCGGCGCGAGATGCAAGAACAACTGCTGGAACTTCAGGCAGAGAGTCCCCGCACGATCGTCTTTATTTCCCATGATCTAGACGAAGCTGTAAGGCTTGGTGATCGCATCGCTCTAATGAAAGAAGGCAAAGTTCTGCAATGTGGAACGCCACGTGAGCTGCTCTGCAAACCCGCCAATGAGCAAGTTCGTCATTTCTTCCAAGATGTTGATGCTGCCTCTGTGATCACTGTTGATACCGTTGCCGAATCACCCGCTCGCCTAATCAATCAATCAGATTTGCGGCAGCTGCAGATAGAAGGAGTTACAGCAATAGAAGCACCGACGTACATCGTGGACGATCGAAAAATCTTCAAAGGTGTTCTTCAAAAGAACGGCAAAATCATTCCAGCTGAAACTGGTCCAGCTCTCATCGCCGAGACCACCATTCGCGATGCCATGAAATCTGTGGCCAACGCCCCGTATCCAGTTCCAGTGATTGGATCAGATCAGCGCCTCATTGGCGTGATGAGTCCACGTCGACTTTTGCGCTCGATGATCCTGAGATGA
- a CDS encoding ABC transporter permease has protein sequence MMDVNDQVFATVSTGPVGEGMSRFVDWLLNHAQPIFLVIDSAINGLAGAIEQILSVPAPWLLAPLIAILAAWRVSFSFAILSLLGLNLVLFMGLWPPMISTLALVIAASLLALIIGIPIGIFSARRQHIWAITRPVLDLMQTMPAFVYLIPAVMFFGTGLVPSTIATLIFSMPPVVRLTYLGIRQVPVDLIEAGRAFGCSERQLLWKVQLPNALPTLMAGVNQTIMLALSMVVIASMIGGGGLGDVVLRGIQQLDVGLGFEGGLAVVILAVILDRLTQSLAASNFSRKSLPQRFKAFINLWTSS, from the coding sequence ATGATGGATGTGAACGACCAAGTTTTTGCAACCGTCAGTACCGGCCCTGTCGGCGAGGGCATGAGCAGATTCGTGGACTGGTTGCTCAATCATGCGCAACCAATTTTCCTAGTAATTGATTCTGCAATTAATGGGTTAGCCGGAGCCATCGAACAGATCCTCTCCGTACCAGCGCCCTGGCTGCTAGCTCCCCTTATCGCCATACTCGCAGCTTGGCGAGTGAGTTTTAGCTTCGCCATTCTCAGCCTTCTTGGTCTGAACCTCGTTTTGTTCATGGGGCTTTGGCCGCCAATGATCTCAACCCTGGCCCTAGTTATTGCAGCCTCATTACTGGCACTAATCATTGGCATCCCGATCGGCATTTTTTCTGCCCGTCGCCAACACATCTGGGCGATTACCCGCCCAGTATTGGATCTGATGCAAACCATGCCGGCATTCGTTTATCTCATTCCGGCAGTGATGTTTTTCGGCACAGGGCTTGTCCCATCCACTATCGCAACGCTGATCTTCTCGATGCCACCCGTAGTACGCCTGACGTACCTGGGCATACGACAAGTCCCTGTTGATCTAATCGAAGCCGGGCGCGCCTTCGGTTGCTCAGAACGACAATTGCTCTGGAAAGTGCAACTTCCAAACGCCTTACCAACCTTGATGGCTGGTGTTAATCAAACCATCATGCTCGCGCTATCGATGGTTGTGATCGCATCAATGATTGGTGGGGGCGGCCTAGGTGATGTGGTGCTCAGAGGCATCCAACAACTTGATGTAGGCCTTGGCTTCGAGGGAGGGCTCGCCGTGGTAATTCTGGCTGTAATCCTGGATCGACTCACACAAAGCCTGGCTGCCTCAAACTTTTCGAGAAAGTCATTGCCGCAGCGCTTTAAAGCCTTTATTAACCTCTGGACTTCCTCATGA